In the genome of Hymenobacter taeanensis, one region contains:
- a CDS encoding outer membrane beta-barrel family protein has protein sequence MKKLILFIVLTSGGHAVLAQMPAGERPAGTGRPAGGQAPAPQSGNGRVTGTIVDAATKQPVPYATIALLNPITGKPIDGTAADDNGKFSIPRVPAGTYTIQITFIGYKLVEKPGVVITEDGNTVALGSVPLESSAQALGEVKVEGQRSLIEEKVDRTVYNAEKDETTRGGDATDVLKRVPSLSVDLDGNVTLRGSQNIRVLINNRPSTITAGSIADALKQIPADQIKSVEVITSPSAKYDAEGSGGIINIVTKQNNLQGFTLDARGSAGLRSSDLGLNAAYRSGKMGFSLGGGGRAQYNTPGSFTNTQRTYDLDRDLISTTTQRADTRNNNLFGRYSLGWDYDINKYNFLSASVQLGVRNGTNYQDGLFANTVRADGSVINSLRDVKVLDRSNTLDATLNYTHTFETPQREFSLLGQYSRNNRTNNFTNDIREGLQSGSQLRNENDSYNQEITIQADYQTPLSKTQMLEFGGKDIIRQVNSDYATYLNGQPQQGVGLSNVFTYNQNVAAGYASYTLGFLKNYTLKAGGRFEYTTIDANFKNAEDVSIPSYGVLVPSVNLSRKFASGNTLKAGYNRRIQRPSLQFLNPNRQAANPLNISQGNPSLRPEYTNNFELGYNTFIKQTSLNFTAFARNTTGSIQAVRTVSGDTVKTSYQNIGEENAYGGSIFANVNINNKLTLGGGTDIYYALLNNNLSDVRFAAKNEGLVVSGRLMGGYNFTKGWALQFFSFYRGRQVQLQGYQGGFGVYSLGFKKDFAEKKGSIGFNADNFFTPTNKIRSEISSYTLDQNSVNVLHRMGFRVNMSYRIGKMSMAQPKRRRSVSNDDLKDGGNSDGGNGAGSTPAQGPSGGRP, from the coding sequence ATGAAAAAGCTTATTCTCTTTATAGTGCTGACCAGCGGTGGTCATGCCGTATTAGCCCAAATGCCTGCCGGCGAACGGCCCGCCGGAACTGGCAGGCCTGCCGGTGGACAGGCACCTGCACCGCAGTCGGGTAACGGCCGCGTAACCGGTACCATCGTTGATGCGGCCACCAAGCAGCCAGTGCCTTATGCTACTATTGCTCTGCTGAACCCTATCACCGGTAAGCCAATAGATGGCACCGCCGCCGACGATAATGGCAAGTTCAGCATCCCGCGCGTGCCAGCGGGTACCTACACCATCCAGATTACATTTATCGGCTATAAGCTGGTCGAGAAACCTGGGGTGGTCATTACCGAGGATGGCAACACGGTGGCCCTAGGCAGTGTGCCGCTGGAGTCGTCGGCGCAGGCGCTGGGGGAGGTAAAGGTAGAAGGCCAGCGCAGCCTGATTGAGGAGAAGGTTGACCGTACCGTATACAACGCCGAGAAAGACGAAACCACCCGTGGCGGCGACGCCACCGACGTGCTCAAGCGCGTGCCCTCACTCTCCGTTGACCTTGATGGTAACGTGACTCTGCGGGGCAGCCAGAACATTCGGGTGCTCATCAACAACCGGCCTTCTACTATTACGGCTGGCAGCATTGCCGATGCGCTGAAGCAGATTCCGGCCGACCAGATCAAGAGCGTAGAAGTGATAACCTCGCCCTCGGCTAAGTATGATGCCGAAGGCTCCGGGGGTATCATCAACATTGTCACCAAGCAGAATAACCTGCAGGGCTTCACCCTGGATGCCCGCGGCAGCGCTGGCCTGCGTAGCTCCGACCTGGGCCTGAATGCAGCGTACCGCAGCGGCAAAATGGGTTTCTCACTAGGTGGCGGGGGCCGGGCGCAGTACAACACGCCGGGGAGTTTCACCAACACGCAGCGTACCTACGACCTCGATCGGGACCTGATCAGTACCACCACGCAGCGGGCCGATACGCGTAACAACAACCTCTTCGGGCGCTACAGCTTAGGCTGGGACTACGACATCAACAAGTACAACTTCCTCTCGGCCTCCGTGCAGCTGGGTGTCCGCAACGGTACCAATTACCAGGACGGGCTCTTCGCCAACACCGTGCGGGCCGATGGCAGCGTGATTAATAGCTTGCGCGATGTGAAGGTGCTGGACCGCTCCAATACCCTTGACGCCACCCTTAACTACACCCATACGTTTGAGACGCCCCAGCGCGAGTTCAGCCTGCTAGGCCAGTATAGCCGCAATAACCGGACAAATAACTTCACCAACGACATCCGTGAAGGGTTGCAGTCGGGTAGCCAGCTGCGCAACGAGAACGATAGCTACAACCAGGAAATCACCATTCAAGCTGATTACCAGACGCCGCTGAGCAAAACGCAGATGCTGGAGTTTGGTGGTAAAGACATCATCCGGCAGGTAAACAGCGACTACGCTACCTACCTCAACGGACAGCCGCAGCAGGGCGTAGGCCTCTCCAACGTGTTTACCTACAACCAGAACGTGGCAGCCGGCTACGCCTCGTACACGCTGGGCTTTCTGAAAAACTACACCCTGAAAGCGGGTGGCCGTTTTGAATACACCACCATCGACGCCAACTTTAAGAATGCCGAGGATGTCTCGATTCCTTCATACGGTGTACTGGTACCGAGCGTAAACCTCTCCCGCAAGTTTGCCAGCGGTAATACCCTGAAAGCAGGCTATAACCGCCGCATTCAGCGGCCCTCGCTGCAGTTTCTGAACCCCAACCGGCAGGCAGCCAACCCGCTCAATATCAGTCAGGGTAATCCATCACTTCGCCCAGAGTACACCAATAACTTTGAGCTAGGGTACAACACCTTCATCAAGCAAACCTCGCTCAACTTCACGGCTTTCGCCCGCAATACCACCGGCTCCATTCAGGCGGTACGCACCGTCAGCGGCGACACGGTGAAAACCTCATACCAGAATATTGGAGAAGAGAATGCGTACGGCGGCAGCATTTTCGCCAACGTAAACATCAACAACAAGCTCACACTGGGGGGCGGTACTGATATCTACTACGCGCTACTGAACAACAACCTCTCTGATGTGCGCTTTGCCGCTAAGAACGAGGGCTTGGTAGTGAGCGGCCGACTCATGGGTGGCTATAACTTCACGAAAGGGTGGGCGCTGCAGTTCTTTAGTTTCTACCGGGGGCGCCAGGTGCAGCTGCAAGGCTACCAGGGCGGTTTCGGGGTATATAGCCTCGGCTTCAAGAAAGACTTTGCCGAGAAGAAAGGCAGCATTGGCTTCAATGCCGATAACTTCTTCACGCCAACCAACAAAATCCGTAGCGAAATCAGCTCGTATACCCTTGATCAGAACAGTGTGAACGTGCTGCACCGCATGGGCTTCCGCGTGAATATGAGCTACCGGATTGGCAAGATGAGTATGGCCCAGCCCAAGCGCCGCCGTTCTGTTAGCAACGACGACTTGAAGGACGGCGGCAACTCCGACGGCGGCAACGGCGCTGGCTCTACGCCCGCTCAGGGGCCCAGCGGCGGCCGCCCCTAA
- a CDS encoding dihydrolipoamide acetyltransferase family protein, with the protein MARVEMTMPKMGESIMEGTVLKWLKQIGDTIEQDESVLEVATDKVDTEVPALHAGVLQEILVQEGQVVAVGAPIAVIETDAASAGTSAPAAAAQASAPSINGAEKPAADVPFVPETAAAPVAASAAQPQPGRFYSPLVLSIAREEGISMADLEYLPGTGSEGRVTKKDILDYVAAGKQPLAQQAAPAAPAEQPQAAAAPQAAPATAPAAQPAAAPAAQATPAAPATKAVPSISGNQELIEMDRMRKMIAQRMVDSKRISPHVTSFVEADVTDIVNWRNKHKDAYKKREGENLTFTPIFIQAIARAIQDFPNINVSIEGDYIIKKRDINVGVAVALPSGNLIVPVIHHADQLNLNGLSKKLNDLANRARTNKLKPEDLEGGTYTVSNVGSFGNVMGTPIIMQPQVAIMAVGAIKKKPAVIETPQGDLIGVRHFMFLSHSYDHRVVDGSLGGMFVRRVADYLEQFDPNTTI; encoded by the coding sequence ATGGCACGAGTGGAAATGACGATGCCCAAGATGGGCGAATCCATCATGGAAGGCACCGTTCTGAAATGGCTCAAACAGATAGGCGATACCATTGAGCAGGACGAATCTGTACTGGAAGTAGCTACTGATAAGGTAGATACCGAAGTACCTGCCCTCCACGCCGGCGTATTGCAGGAAATTCTGGTGCAGGAAGGCCAAGTTGTGGCCGTGGGTGCTCCCATTGCCGTTATTGAAACGGACGCCGCCAGCGCGGGTACTTCCGCTCCCGCCGCGGCAGCCCAGGCCTCCGCTCCTTCCATAAATGGCGCAGAGAAGCCCGCCGCTGATGTTCCGTTCGTACCGGAAACTGCCGCTGCCCCAGTGGCGGCTTCGGCGGCGCAACCTCAGCCCGGCCGCTTCTACTCGCCCCTCGTGCTGAGCATTGCCCGTGAAGAAGGTATCTCTATGGCCGACCTGGAGTACCTGCCTGGCACCGGCAGCGAAGGCCGCGTTACAAAAAAAGACATTCTGGACTACGTGGCTGCCGGTAAGCAGCCGTTAGCTCAGCAAGCGGCTCCGGCGGCCCCCGCTGAGCAGCCCCAGGCCGCTGCGGCCCCGCAGGCTGCTCCCGCAACTGCCCCTGCTGCTCAACCAGCGGCCGCCCCCGCGGCTCAGGCAACCCCTGCTGCCCCTGCTACCAAGGCGGTGCCTTCTATCAGTGGTAACCAGGAGCTGATTGAGATGGACCGCATGCGCAAAATGATTGCTCAGCGCATGGTAGACTCCAAGCGGATTTCTCCCCACGTTACCTCGTTTGTGGAGGCCGACGTGACCGACATCGTAAACTGGCGCAACAAGCACAAGGATGCCTATAAGAAGCGCGAAGGCGAGAACCTCACCTTCACGCCTATATTCATTCAGGCTATTGCCCGTGCCATCCAGGACTTCCCCAACATCAACGTTTCTATCGAGGGCGACTACATCATAAAGAAGCGCGATATCAACGTGGGGGTGGCCGTGGCACTGCCCTCCGGCAACCTGATTGTGCCGGTAATTCACCATGCTGATCAGCTCAACCTCAACGGCCTGAGCAAGAAGCTGAATGATCTGGCTAACCGCGCCCGTACCAATAAGCTGAAGCCCGAAGACCTGGAAGGTGGCACTTATACGGTTTCCAACGTGGGGTCTTTCGGCAATGTGATGGGTACGCCCATCATCATGCAGCCACAGGTAGCTATCATGGCCGTGGGGGCTATCAAGAAGAAGCCCGCCGTTATTGAGACACCTCAGGGCGACCTGATTGGCGTGCGTCACTTCATGTTCCTCTCGCACAGCTACGACCACCGCGTGGTGGATGGCTCATTGGGCGGCATGTTCGTACGCCGGGTGGCCGATTACCTGGAGCAGTTCGATCCTAATACCACCATCTAA
- a CDS encoding competence/damage-inducible protein A produces MPTPPVVEIMTIGDELLYGQVIDTNSAFMGQELGKLGLRVRQITSVSDFADEIVATLDQARQRADVVLMTGGLGPTKDDLTKHVLARYFGAELVLHEPTLRHVEGIFARYNRPMLEVNRQQALVPSNCTVLHNALGTAPGMWFEDRGTIFVSMPGVPFEMKGLMKDEVLPRLQQHFQTPPIEHVVVQTVGLGESYLAEKIADWENALPGNIKLAYLPSLGGLRLRLSGYADGQPDLRGRMEALLPALRERIGEVIFAVGEVPLEQAVGQLLLERGLTVGTAESCTGGYVAYRLSSVPGSSRYYQGSVVAYSNDIKMRELGVNPATLAEHGAVSEATVREMAEGLRQRLGVDVAIATSGIAGPDGGTPTKPVGTICIAYADKYQTVSRQFSFDRGRQLNVEYTSTAVLNLLRLSLPVA; encoded by the coding sequence ATGCCAACTCCTCCCGTCGTTGAAATCATGACTATTGGCGACGAACTGCTCTACGGGCAGGTTATCGACACCAACTCTGCCTTTATGGGTCAGGAATTGGGCAAGCTCGGTCTCCGCGTCAGGCAGATTACCAGCGTTTCTGACTTTGCCGATGAAATAGTGGCGACCCTGGATCAGGCCCGGCAGCGCGCTGATGTAGTGCTAATGACCGGCGGCCTGGGCCCTACGAAAGACGATCTTACCAAGCATGTGCTGGCCCGGTACTTTGGGGCTGAGCTGGTACTGCACGAGCCCACGTTGCGCCACGTGGAAGGCATTTTTGCCCGCTACAACCGCCCCATGCTGGAAGTAAACCGCCAGCAGGCCCTGGTGCCCAGCAACTGCACGGTATTACATAATGCCTTAGGCACAGCGCCCGGCATGTGGTTTGAAGACCGCGGCACCATTTTCGTCTCGATGCCGGGCGTACCGTTTGAAATGAAGGGACTGATGAAAGACGAGGTACTACCGCGTTTGCAGCAGCACTTCCAGACCCCACCCATTGAGCACGTAGTTGTGCAGACGGTAGGCCTGGGCGAGTCGTACCTGGCCGAGAAAATTGCCGACTGGGAAAACGCCCTGCCGGGTAACATCAAGCTGGCCTACCTGCCTTCTTTAGGTGGGCTGCGGCTGCGCCTCTCCGGCTACGCCGATGGACAGCCCGATTTGCGCGGCCGTATGGAAGCCCTGCTGCCCGCCCTGCGTGAGCGAATTGGCGAGGTAATTTTTGCCGTGGGCGAAGTACCGCTGGAGCAGGCCGTAGGCCAGTTGCTGCTGGAGCGCGGCCTCACGGTGGGCACCGCCGAAAGCTGCACTGGCGGCTACGTGGCCTACCGCCTCAGCAGCGTACCGGGCAGCTCCCGCTACTATCAGGGCAGCGTAGTGGCCTACAGCAACGATATAAAAATGCGCGAGTTAGGCGTTAACCCCGCCACCCTAGCAGAGCATGGTGCCGTGAGCGAAGCTACCGTACGGGAAATGGCGGAGGGCCTGCGCCAGCGCCTGGGGGTAGATGTTGCCATTGCCACAAGTGGCATTGCCGGGCCCGATGGTGGCACGCCGACCAAGCCCGTGGGTACTATCTGCATTGCCTACGCCGACAAGTACCAGACCGTAAGCCGGCAATTTAGCTTCGACCGTGGCCGCCAGCTTAACGTAGAGTACACCTCCACCGCCGTCCTGAATCTGCTGCGCCTGAGCTTGCCTGTGGCCTAG
- a CDS encoding DUF4197 domain-containing protein, which produces MTTFRTFALGLGLALATTQLSHAQTKTTAKKTATATKKTTTAKPAATKTTSKVTTKAPVAAPVVAPLTAEEAASGLREALTQGVARAIDIAGAENGFNDNADIRIPMPPDAQLVATTLRGLRMGALVDNFEVALNHSAEKAAAQAKPIFLGAVQNLSFQDALTLATSRQPDMATQLLRSSAEEQLKSSFQPIIKQSLDQTGATRLYAEMVNRYNKIPLMTPINAELVPYASQQTVNGLFTLIAEEEGRIRSRPGSRSTELLKRVFGR; this is translated from the coding sequence ATGACCACGTTTCGCACGTTTGCTTTAGGCCTGGGTCTTGCCCTCGCCACTACGCAACTGAGCCATGCTCAGACCAAAACCACCGCTAAAAAAACTGCAACCGCCACTAAAAAGACCACCACGGCGAAACCCGCGGCCACTAAAACCACCTCAAAAGTCACTACCAAAGCTCCGGTAGCCGCGCCCGTAGTAGCTCCCCTCACCGCCGAAGAGGCCGCCAGTGGCCTACGCGAAGCCCTGACGCAAGGCGTAGCCCGCGCCATTGATATTGCCGGCGCTGAAAACGGCTTCAACGACAACGCCGATATCCGCATTCCTATGCCGCCCGATGCCCAACTTGTAGCTACCACGTTGCGCGGCCTGCGCATGGGAGCCTTGGTAGATAACTTTGAGGTGGCCCTGAACCACAGCGCTGAGAAAGCCGCGGCCCAGGCCAAGCCCATCTTCCTGGGGGCAGTACAGAATCTAAGCTTTCAGGATGCCCTAACGCTGGCCACTTCTCGCCAACCCGACATGGCTACTCAGTTGCTGCGCTCCAGTGCCGAAGAGCAACTCAAGTCGTCGTTTCAGCCCATTATCAAGCAGTCCCTAGATCAAACGGGGGCCACCCGGCTCTACGCTGAGATGGTGAACCGCTACAATAAGATCCCGCTGATGACGCCCATTAACGCCGAGCTGGTGCCCTACGCCTCCCAGCAAACCGTAAATGGCCTGTTTACCCTTATTGCAGAAGAGGAAGGTCGCATTCGGTCGAGGCCAGGGTCTCGGAGTACAGAGCTGTTAAAAAGGGTATTCGGCCGCTAA
- a CDS encoding DUF4197 domain-containing protein — MKKIRLAILLMASLGLSTAASAQFIKLPKIGGITLPQPSTKTTTSTGGLSNTEAANGLKEALVQGISKGADQASKQDGFNLNRLIRIPFPPDAQRVATTLRSIGLGSQVDKFELTLNRGAEDAAKSAKPIFISAIKSLTFSDVWGILTGEKDAATNYLKRTTTQQLTVAFQPIIQQSLDKVGATRYYTDLTTRYNKIPLVRPVQTDLNQYATGKAIDGLFTLIAQEEANIRENPVARTTDLLKRVFGRK; from the coding sequence ATGAAAAAGATACGTTTAGCTATACTGCTTATGGCCTCGCTGGGGCTGAGCACTGCGGCTTCGGCCCAGTTTATCAAGCTTCCAAAAATTGGTGGTATCACGCTGCCCCAGCCCTCTACTAAAACCACTACCAGCACGGGTGGTCTATCTAATACTGAGGCCGCCAATGGCCTCAAAGAGGCGCTGGTGCAAGGCATCAGTAAGGGCGCCGACCAGGCCTCTAAGCAGGATGGCTTTAACCTAAACCGCCTGATTCGGATTCCCTTTCCACCCGATGCTCAGCGCGTAGCCACCACCTTGCGCTCCATTGGCCTTGGCAGCCAGGTTGATAAATTTGAGCTAACGCTTAACCGCGGGGCCGAGGATGCCGCTAAAAGCGCCAAGCCTATCTTCATCTCGGCCATCAAGAGCCTGACTTTTTCCGATGTGTGGGGAATTCTGACAGGGGAGAAGGATGCCGCCACCAACTACCTCAAGCGCACCACTACCCAGCAGCTCACGGTTGCCTTTCAGCCCATCATTCAGCAGAGCTTAGATAAAGTAGGGGCTACCCGCTACTACACTGACCTTACCACGCGCTATAACAAAATCCCGCTCGTGAGGCCCGTGCAAACCGATTTAAACCAGTACGCCACCGGCAAGGCCATTGATGGCCTGTTTACCCTCATTGCCCAGGAGGAAGCCAACATTCGGGAAAACCCCGTGGCCCGCACTACCGATCTGCTCAAGCGTGTGTTTGGCCGCAAATAG
- a CDS encoding ABC transporter ATP-binding protein — protein MQLTATGLSKRFVREWIFRDLTHTFQPGTATAILGPNGAGKSTLLNTLSGQLLPSAGTLAYEHQGQQIPVEEVPAYLAYAAPYLELIEELTLTELLQFHIRFKPLRSGFTPEKLISLMYLEKSRHKLVRDFSSGMKQRLKLALALYAEAPLLLLDEPTTNLDRTGVDWYLEHVRATLAGRTVLVSSNVPEEYDFCQQQLLITDFGAKAAR, from the coding sequence ATGCAGCTAACGGCTACCGGGTTAAGTAAGCGCTTCGTCAGGGAATGGATTTTCCGGGACCTCACGCACACGTTTCAGCCGGGCACAGCTACGGCCATTCTGGGGCCGAACGGAGCAGGCAAAAGCACGCTGCTTAACACCTTATCGGGGCAGCTGTTGCCCTCTGCGGGTACCCTAGCCTACGAGCACCAGGGCCAGCAGATACCCGTGGAGGAAGTTCCGGCTTACCTGGCCTACGCAGCCCCCTATCTGGAGCTGATTGAGGAGCTGACGCTTACAGAGCTATTGCAATTTCACATCCGCTTCAAACCACTAAGGTCAGGTTTTACTCCCGAAAAACTCATCAGTCTGATGTACCTGGAGAAGTCCCGGCACAAGCTGGTACGGGACTTCTCCTCGGGCATGAAGCAGCGTCTCAAGCTGGCACTGGCTCTTTACGCAGAAGCCCCCCTCTTATTGCTCGATGAGCCCACTACCAACCTCGACCGCACCGGAGTAGATTGGTACCTGGAGCACGTGCGGGCGACCCTAGCGGGCCGCACGGTACTAGTATCCAGCAACGTGCCCGAGGAATACGATTTCTGCCAACAGCAGCTCCTGATTACTGACTTTGGTGCCAAAGCCGCGCGCTAG
- the lpxA gene encoding acyl-ACP--UDP-N-acetylglucosamine O-acyltransferase, which produces MNQPLAYIHPEAKIAQNVVVEPFTTIDKDVEIGEGTWIGPNVTIMSGARIGRNCKIFPGAVISATPQDLKFAGEKTTVHIGDNTVIRECVTVNRGTVDRLRTVVGANCLLMAYVHIAHDCIIGDNCILANTVQVAGHVEIGDYAIVGGSSAVHQFVRVGQHAMISGGSLIRKDVPPFVKAGREPLTYSGINSIGLRRRGFSDQKISEIQQLYRLLFLSGLNNAAALDQIELELSPSPERDEVVNFIRNSGRGVIKGYSRNGNGISE; this is translated from the coding sequence ATGAATCAGCCACTCGCCTACATTCACCCCGAGGCTAAAATTGCGCAAAACGTAGTAGTAGAGCCCTTCACGACCATTGACAAGGACGTTGAAATCGGGGAAGGCACCTGGATTGGCCCCAACGTGACGATTATGTCCGGCGCCCGTATTGGCCGGAACTGCAAGATTTTCCCGGGCGCCGTCATTTCCGCTACTCCCCAGGACCTGAAGTTTGCCGGCGAGAAAACCACCGTTCACATCGGCGACAACACCGTAATTCGGGAGTGCGTAACGGTGAACCGTGGCACCGTTGACCGCCTGAGAACCGTAGTGGGCGCCAACTGCCTGCTTATGGCCTACGTGCACATTGCCCACGACTGTATCATTGGCGACAACTGCATTCTGGCCAACACGGTGCAGGTGGCTGGCCACGTTGAAATTGGCGACTACGCCATCGTGGGTGGGTCGTCGGCGGTGCACCAGTTCGTGCGCGTTGGGCAGCACGCCATGATCTCGGGGGGGTCACTGATTCGGAAAGACGTGCCGCCCTTTGTAAAGGCTGGCCGCGAGCCACTCACTTACTCCGGCATCAATAGCATAGGCCTACGCCGCCGTGGCTTCTCCGACCAGAAAATTTCTGAGATTCAGCAGCTCTACCGCTTGCTGTTCCTGAGTGGCCTCAACAACGCGGCTGCGCTCGACCAGATTGAGCTGGAGCTTTCGCCCTCGCCGGAGCGAGATGAGGTGGTAAACTTCATTCGTAATTCAGGCCGGGGCGTAATTAAAGGCTATTCCCGCAACGGCAACGGCATCAGCGAATAA
- a CDS encoding bifunctional UDP-3-O-[3-hydroxymyristoyl] N-acetylglucosamine deacetylase/3-hydroxyacyl-ACP dehydratase gives MNDKQHTIKAPVTVSGIGLHTGVQATMTFCPAPVGHGYKFQRIDLPGQPIVDADVDNVVDLSRGTTIEQNGARVNTVEHTLAALVGLQIDNVLIQLDGPEPPIMDGSSYEFIKPLSEVGLEEQNALRNYFEIPDEIRYVDNARAVEIAGLPLNNYRLTVMVDYNSPVLGSQHASLTDISQFESEIASSRTFCFLHELEALYKQNLIKGGDLSNAIVVVDRVVSEDELSDLATMLGKPKVAVKKEGILNNVDLRHKNEPARHKLLDLVGDLALVGRPLKGQILAARPGHAANVAFAKRIKKKMMEADSSPIPTYDPSRQPVMDINQIAATLPHRYPFLLIDKIIHLDAHTVTGVKNVTMNEPFFVGHFPGNPVMPGVIQIEAMAQTGGILVLNTVPDPENYWTYFLGIENCRFRRKVIPGDTIIFKCTLTAPVKRGIAKMSGKAYVNGKVVMEAEMSASIIRKDA, from the coding sequence ATGAACGACAAGCAACATACCATTAAGGCCCCCGTCACCGTGAGTGGCATTGGCCTTCACACCGGCGTGCAGGCCACCATGACGTTCTGCCCCGCTCCCGTAGGCCACGGCTATAAGTTTCAGCGTATTGACCTGCCCGGCCAGCCCATTGTGGATGCCGACGTAGACAACGTGGTAGACCTTTCCCGCGGCACTACCATTGAGCAAAACGGTGCCCGGGTAAACACGGTAGAGCACACGCTGGCCGCATTGGTTGGTCTGCAAATCGATAACGTGCTGATTCAGCTGGATGGCCCGGAGCCGCCCATCATGGATGGTTCCAGCTACGAGTTTATCAAGCCCCTGAGTGAAGTAGGCCTGGAAGAGCAAAACGCCCTGCGCAACTACTTTGAGATTCCCGACGAAATCCGGTACGTTGACAATGCCCGGGCCGTGGAAATTGCCGGCTTGCCCCTCAACAACTATCGCCTCACGGTGATGGTGGATTACAACTCGCCGGTGCTGGGCTCCCAGCATGCCTCCCTCACGGATATCTCGCAGTTTGAGAGCGAAATTGCCTCCTCACGCACTTTCTGCTTCCTGCATGAGCTGGAGGCCCTCTACAAGCAGAACCTCATTAAAGGCGGCGACCTGAGCAACGCCATTGTGGTGGTTGACCGCGTGGTAAGCGAAGATGAGCTCAGCGACCTAGCCACCATGCTGGGTAAGCCCAAGGTAGCCGTGAAGAAGGAAGGCATCCTTAATAACGTTGACCTGCGCCACAAGAATGAGCCTGCCCGCCATAAGCTCCTTGATCTGGTAGGTGACCTCGCCCTCGTAGGCCGCCCCTTGAAGGGCCAGATCCTGGCGGCCCGGCCCGGCCATGCGGCTAACGTGGCCTTTGCCAAACGCATCAAGAAGAAAATGATGGAGGCCGATAGCAGCCCCATACCAACCTACGACCCATCTCGGCAGCCGGTGATGGATATCAACCAGATTGCGGCTACCCTGCCCCACCGCTACCCGTTCCTGCTCATCGACAAAATCATTCACCTGGATGCCCATACGGTAACTGGCGTGAAGAACGTGACGATGAACGAGCCCTTCTTTGTAGGCCACTTCCCCGGCAACCCCGTTATGCCAGGCGTAATTCAAATTGAGGCCATGGCCCAAACGGGTGGGATTTTGGTACTGAACACCGTACCCGACCCCGAGAACTACTGGACGTATTTCCTGGGAATTGAAAACTGTCGGTTCCGCCGCAAGGTTATTCCCGGCGACACCATCATTTTCAAATGCACGCTCACGGCACCTGTGAAGCGCGGCATTGCCAAAATGAGTGGCAAGGCTTACGTGAACGGTAAAGTTGTGATGGAAGCCGAAATGTCGGCCAGCATCATCCGCAAAGACGCTTAA
- the lpxD gene encoding UDP-3-O-(3-hydroxymyristoyl)glucosamine N-acyltransferase, with the protein MEFTVGQIAEVLRGAVEGDSTQRVDRLAKIEEAQAGSLSFLSNLKYEHYLYTTGATAVIVSRALELKHPTQAALIRVDDPYTSFTTLLEFYQQATRTGKRGVEGPAYMGAGSRIGENHYRGAFSYIGENCEIGQDVVIFPHAYIGDRCKIGDGTIIYAGAKIYAETVIGANCTVHAGAVIGSDGFGFAPQPDGSYRTIPQIGNVVLEDNVSIGANATIDCATMGSTIIREGAKIDNLVQIAHNVEIGRHTVVASQTGISGSTKIGDFCVLAGQAGLAGHLTLANRTTVTAQSGVGKSIKEEGVFLQGSPAFNLRDSLRANAIFRRLPELERRVDELARKQAQPEKS; encoded by the coding sequence ATGGAATTTACCGTAGGCCAGATAGCAGAAGTACTGCGCGGAGCAGTCGAAGGTGACAGCACCCAGCGCGTAGATCGGCTGGCAAAGATTGAAGAAGCCCAGGCCGGCTCCCTCTCCTTCCTGTCGAACCTGAAGTACGAGCACTACCTTTATACTACCGGCGCTACCGCCGTTATTGTGAGTCGTGCGCTGGAGCTGAAGCACCCTACCCAGGCTGCCCTCATCCGCGTAGACGACCCGTATACCAGCTTTACCACCCTGCTTGAGTTTTATCAGCAGGCCACCCGCACGGGCAAGCGCGGTGTGGAGGGGCCCGCCTACATGGGTGCGGGCTCGCGCATCGGCGAAAACCATTACCGGGGAGCCTTTTCCTATATCGGGGAGAACTGCGAGATAGGCCAGGATGTGGTAATTTTTCCCCACGCCTACATCGGCGACCGGTGCAAAATTGGTGATGGCACCATTATTTATGCCGGCGCCAAGATCTATGCTGAAACGGTTATTGGAGCCAACTGCACGGTGCACGCCGGCGCGGTAATTGGCTCCGATGGCTTTGGCTTTGCGCCCCAGCCAGATGGCTCCTATCGTACCATCCCCCAGATAGGCAACGTGGTGCTCGAAGACAACGTGAGCATTGGGGCCAACGCTACTATTGACTGCGCTACCATGGGCTCTACCATTATTCGGGAGGGCGCCAAGATTGATAATCTGGTGCAGATTGCGCACAACGTAGAAATTGGCCGTCACACCGTGGTAGCATCCCAAACCGGTATCTCGGGATCCACTAAAATTGGCGACTTCTGCGTGCTAGCCGGACAGGCAGGCCTAGCGGGCCACCTCACCCTGGCCAACCGCACCACCGTCACGGCGCAATCGGGGGTGGGCAAATCTATTAAGGAGGAAGGGGTGTTTCTGCAAGGCTCGCCCGCCTTCAATCTTCGCGACAGTTTGCGGGCCAATGCCATCTTCCGCCGCCTGCCCGAACTAGAACGCCGGGTAGATGAATTAGCACGTAAGCAGGCTCAACCGGAAAAGTCCTAG